From the Excalfactoria chinensis isolate bCotChi1 chromosome 1, bCotChi1.hap2, whole genome shotgun sequence genome, one window contains:
- the CASR gene encoding extracellular calcium-sensing receptor: MTLYSCCLILLLFTWNTAAYGPNQRAQKKGDIILGGLFPIHFGVAAKDQDLKSRPESVECIRYNFRGFRWLQAMIFAIEEINNSPNLLPNMTLGYRIFDTCNTVSKALEATLSFVAQNKIDSLNLDEFCNCSEHIPSTIAVVGATGSGVSTAVANLLGLFYIPQVSYASSSRLLSNKNQFKSFLRTIPNDEHQATAMADIIEYFRWNWVGTIAADDDYGRPGIEKFREEAEERDICIDFSELISQYSDEEEIQQVVEVIQNSTARVIVVFSSGPDLEPLIKEIVRRNITGKIWLASEAWASSSLIAMPEFFRVIGSTIGFALKAGQIPGFREFLQKVHPKKSANNGFAKEFWEETFNCYLPSESKNSPASASFHKAHEEGLGAGNGTAAFRPPCTGDENITSVETPYMDFTHLRISYNVYLAVYSIAHALQDIYTCTPGKGLFTNGSCADIKKVEAWQVLKHLRHLNFTSNMGEQVDFDEFGDLVGNYSIINWHLSPEDGSVVFEEVGHYNVYAKKGERLFINENKILWSGFSKEVPFSNCSRDCLPGTRKGIIEGEPTCCFECVDCPDGEYSDETDASACDKCPEDYWSNENHTSCIPKQIEFLSWTEPFGIALTLFAVLGIFLTSFVLGVFTKFRNTPIVKATNRELSYLLLFSLLCCFSSSLFFIGEPQNWTCRLRQPAFGISFVLCISCILVKTNRVLLVFEAKIPTSLHRKWWGLNLQFLLVFLCTFVQIVICVIWLYTAPPSSYRNHELEDEIIFITCHEGSLMALGFLIGYTCLLAAICFFFAFKSRKLPENFNEAKFITFSMLIFFIVWISFIPAYASTYGKFVSAVEVIAILAASFGLLACIFFNKVYIILFKPSRNTIEEVRCSTAAHAFKVAARATLRRSNVSRKRSNSLGGSTGSTPSSSISSKSNHEDPFPLPASAERQRQQQRGCKQKVSFGSGTVTLSLSFEEPQKNAMANRNARRRNSLEAQNSDDSLMRHRALLALQNSESLSAEPGFQTASSPETSSQESVVGDNKEEVPNPEAEPSLPSANSRNFIGTGGSSVTENTVRS, encoded by the exons GTATAATTTCCGAGGCTTCCGCTGGCTCCAGGCTATGATCTTTGCcatagaagaaataaataatagccCAAATCTCCTTCCCAACATGACTTTGGGATACAGGATATTTGACACTTGCAATACAGTCTCTAAAGCCCTTGAGGCCACTCTGAGTTTTGTGGCCCAGAACAAGATAGACTCCTTGAACCTGGATGAATTCTGCAACTGCTCAGAACACATCCCTTCCACCATTGCAGTCGTGGGGGCAACCGGCTCTGGGGTTTCCACCGCTGTGGCCAATCTGCTGGGACTCTTTTACATACCTCAG GTCAGCTATGCCTCATCCAGTCGCCTCTTGAGCAACAAGAACCAGTTCAAGTCCTTCCTCCGCACAATCCCCAATGATGAGCATCAGGCCACTGCAATGGCAGACATCATTGAATACTTCCGCTGGAACTGGGTGGGAACGATTGCAGCTGATGATGACTACGGCCGGCCAGGGATTGAAAAGTTTCGGGAGGAGGCCGAGGAGAGAGATATCTGCATTGATTTTAGTGAGCTCATCTCCCAGTACTCAGATGAAGAAGAGATTCAGCAGGTGGTGGAGGTCATCCAGAACTCCACAGCACGAGTGATCGTGGTTTTCTCCAGCGGACCAGACCTGGAACCCCTCATCAAAGAGATTGTCAGGCGAAATATCACTGGCAAGATCTGGCTGGCAAGTGAAGCCTGGGCCAGTTCGTCCCTGATAGCCATGCCAGAGTTCTTCCGTGTCATTGGCAGCACCATTGGGTTTGCACTGAAGGCAGGCCAGATCCCAGGCTTTCGTGAGTTCCTGCAGAAGGTACATCCCAAGAAGTCTGCCAACAATGGTTTTGCCAAGGAGTTTTGGGAAGAGACATTTAACTGCTATCTCCCCAGTGAGTCCAAAAATTCTCCAGCTTCAGCTTCCTTTCACAAGGCCCACGAAGAGGGCTTGGGAGCTGGAAATGGTACGGCTGCCTTCCGACCGCCATGCACAGGTGATGAGAACATCACCAGTGTGGAGACACCGTACATGGACTTCACACACTTACGGATATCCTATAATGTATATTTGGCAGTATATTCTATTGCTCACGCTTTGCAGGATATATATACTTGTACCCCCGGGAAAGGACTTTTCACTAATGGATCCTGTGCAGACATTAAGAAGGTTGAGGCCTGGCAG GTTCTGAAGCACCTGCGCCACTTAAATTTCACCAGTAACATGGGGGAGCAAGTGGACTTTGATGAGTTTGGAGACCTGGTGGGGAATTACTCAATAATCAACTGGCATCTCTCTCCAGAGGATGGCTCAGTCGTCTTTGAGGAGGTTGGACACTACAATGTGTATGCCAAGAAAGGGGAGAGGCTCTTtatcaatgaaaacaaaatcctgtGGAGTGGATTCTCAAAGGAG GTGCCCTTCTCCAACTGCAGCAGGGACTGCCTGCCAGGTACCAGGAAGGGCATTATTGAGGGAGAGCCCACGTGCTGCTTCGAGTGTGTGGACTGCCCTGATGGGGAGTACAGCGATGAAACAG ATGCAAGTGCTTGTGACAAGTGCCCTGAGGACTACTGGTCTAATGAGAACCACACATCCTGCATCCCGAAGCAGATAGAGTTTTTATCCTGGACAGAGCCCTTTGGAATCGCTTTAACTCTCTTTGCTGTGTTGGGAATTTTCCTGACTTCTTTTGTCCTGGGAGTCTTCACCAAATTTCGCAACACTCCCATTGTCAAGGCCACAAACCGGGAGCTGTCCtacctcctcctcttctccttgctctgctgcttctccagctcacTGTTCTTCATAGGAGAGCCCCAGAACTGGACTTGCCGACTGCGGCAGCCGGCTTTTGGCATCAGCTTTGTCCTCTGCATCTCCTGCATCCTGGTGAAAACCAATCGTGTCCTGCTTGTCTTTGAGGCCAAAATCCCCACGAGCCTCCACCGAAAGTGGTGGGGCCTCAACCTTCAGTTCCTCCTGGTCTTCTTGTGTACATTTGTGCAGATTGTCATCTGTGTGATTTGGCTATACACGGCCCCACCATCCAGCTATCGAAACCATGAGCTGGAGGATGAGATTATCTTCATCACCTGCCATGAAGGCTCCTTGATGGCCCTTGGCTTCCTCATTGGCTACACCTGTCTCCTGGCAGCCATCTGcttcttctttgctttcaagtCTCGGAAGCTGCCTGAGAACTTCAATGAGGCCAAGTTCATCACCTTCAGCATGCTGATCTTCTTCATTGTCTGGATCTCCTTCATCCCCGCTTACGCCAGCACATACGGCAAGTTTGTCTCTGCTGTGGAGGTGATCGCAATACTGGCTGCCAGCTTCGGGCTTCTGGCCTGCATCTTCTTTAACAAAGTCTACATCATCCTCTTCAAGCCTTCCCGCAACACAATCGAGGAGGTGCGCTGCAGTACAGCTGCCCACGCTTTCAAGGTGGCTGCCAGGGCTACGCTGAGACGCAGCAATGTGTCACGCAAGCGTTCCAACAGCCTCGGAGGTTCCACTGGTTCCACCCCATCCTCCTCCATCAGCAGCAAGAGCAACCATGAGGACCCTTTTCCTCTACCGGCTTCTGCTGAgcggcagcggcagcagcaACGTGGGTGCAAGCAGAAGGTCAGCTTTGGGAGTGGCACAGTCACCTTGTCACTGAGTTTTGAGGAGCCACAGAAGAATGCCATGGCCAACAGGAATGCCAGGCGCAGGAACTCCCTGGAGGCTCAGAACAGCGATGACAGCCTGATGCGGCACAGGGCCCTGCTTGCTCTACAGAACAGCGAGTCCctcagtgctgagcctggcttCCAGACAGCATCCAGCCCAGAGACCAGTTCACAGGAGTCGGTGGTGGGAGACAACAAGGAAGAGGTACCAAACCCTGAGGCGGAGCCCTCCCTGCCATCAGCTAACTCCCGAAATTTTATAGGCACTGGAGGCAGCTCtgtcacagaaaacacagtACGTTCCTAA